AACTGATTGCCTCATCAGAAGATTTTTTGAAAAAAGAAGATGAGGTAAAGATACACGAGGCATACGAGCTTGCGAAGGAACATCACGGAGATATTCGCAGAAAATCAGGTGAACTCTACATACATCATCCGCTGAGAGTAGCAAAGATTTGCGTTCAAGAAATAGGATTGAGAACGACAAGTATTATTGCGGCGCTGCTTCATGATCTTGTAGAAGATACAGAGATAACCTTAGATGATATTGAAAAGAAATTTGGTAGTGAAATCTCCAATTTGGTAAACGGATTAACCAAGATAAAAAATATTACTAGAATCTCCTCAATAGATACGGAAACATTTAGCAATCAGGCGGAGAACTTTAGAAAAATTATCTCTACCATAGCAGAAGACGCTCGTATTATCCTGATAAAATTAGCCGATAGATTAGATAATATGCGGTCTTTGGAATATATGCCTGCTCATAAGCAGATAAAGATTTGCTCCGAGACCTCTTATTTTTATGTTCCCCTCGCTCATAGAATGGGATTATATAACATCAAATCAGAGTTAGAAGATATCTGCCTCAAATATACAGACCCCACCAATTACCATTCCATTATCGAAAAAATAGAAAGAATAAAAGACGAACAAGAAGGGTTTATAGAAACGGTGAAGGGAGAACTAAAAATTATCCTAGATACAAAAAATATACCCTACAAGATATTTGGCAGGATAAAGTCCGTCTCTTCTATCCTTCACAAAATAGTTCATAAGAAAGTAAATTTTTATGAAATATACGATATATTTGGAATAAGAATTGTGTTAGATGTGCAAGAAGACAAGGAACAAGACACTTGCTTTGATGTCTATAGAACTATAAAAAAAAAATACTATTCTGATGAAGAACGTCTTCGGGATTGGATATCTACCCCTAAATCAAATGGATATGAAGCATTGCACGCTACTGTTATGAGCCATCAAGGAAAATGGGTAGAAATACAAATCCGCACCAAACGAATGGACGAAATAGCAGAAAAAGGGGTCGCCGCTCATTGGAAATATAAAAATAAAAATCACCCCTCTGAAAACGAAAGTAAATTAGACGCGTGGTTTCATTCCCTAAAACAAATTCTCAATACATCAGAAAAGGAAGACATCTCCGCAGTAGAATTTATGGAACAGTTTCGTTTAGAATTAGACGAAGAGCAGATATTTGTCTATACCCGAAAAGGAGAATTAAAAGAACTACCCAAAGGTTCTACCGTATTGGACTTTGCTTTTTCTATACACGAAGATTTGGGAACCCATTGCATAGGAGCAAAGGTAAACCAAAAACTCGTATCATTAGAATACAAACTTCGAAATGCAGAACAAGTAGAAGTGCTTACCACTCACAATGCTATTCCATCTTTAGATTGGCTCAATAAAGTCATAACCTCAAGAGCCAAAAAATACATTATAAAACACCTTTCCGACGAAGATAAGA
This genomic window from Chitinophagaceae bacterium contains:
- a CDS encoding RelA/SpoT family protein, which encodes MNMDITKEEMALIEKEGVQRIYKELIASSEDFLKKEDEVKIHEAYELAKEHHGDIRRKSGELYIHHPLRVAKICVQEIGLRTTSIIAALLHDLVEDTEITLDDIEKKFGSEISNLVNGLTKIKNITRISSIDTETFSNQAENFRKIISTIAEDARIILIKLADRLDNMRSLEYMPAHKQIKICSETSYFYVPLAHRMGLYNIKSELEDICLKYTDPTNYHSIIEKIERIKDEQEGFIETVKGELKIILDTKNIPYKIFGRIKSVSSILHKIVHKKVNFYEIYDIFGIRIVLDVQEDKEQDTCFDVYRTIKKKYYSDEERLRDWISTPKSNGYEALHATVMSHQGKWVEIQIRTKRMDEIAEKGVAAHWKYKNKNHPSENESKLDAWFHSLKQILNTSEKEDISAVEFMEQFRLELDEEQIFVYTRKGELKELPKGSTVLDFAFSIHEDLGTHCIGAKVNQKLVSLEYKLRNAEQVEVLTTHNAIPSLDWLNKVITSRAKKYIIKHLSDEDKTLINNGKEILIEILKKNKQSYSEELLYEMKKYFSIKHSPDLFYKLNSGIISSTDIEYFISTRHNNVQTDSFYRNTEKLIERLQQEKNKKHIEVGETYDFIHVSVAKNCCFPIKGDTILGILNVGEIMIHKQNCPEAIKTASQFADTIIKAQWSELANQKYLIAIKLTGIDRMGMVNDVTKVISEDMNVNMKSIKMQTNGSIFDGEINVYVHDLKEISYLIQKLQNIPSMYDVCLENK